In Metopolophium dirhodum isolate CAU chromosome 5, ASM1992520v1, whole genome shotgun sequence, the sequence ttaaataaatgactaattgtactaaatactaatattcaTAATGACTATTATGAATATTAGTAGATCAAAAACAATTGAGTTAATGTTCATCTCTCTACCAACCGCAACACCAGAAATTGGTGACGATAAGTCGACAACCTATTTAGGTATAACCGGCTAACATGTATTCGTACAGATTCAGGCATATAGCCAACGAGTAAATTCAATggataattaattatcaataaataataatttattagtacctacttacttgTGTTATGTAaagtataaataagtattatttttttttttttttttatttatttgaagaaatctacaatctatacatgctttttgtataataagtaggtttgaTATATGAAAGGTAAAATATGGTATGAGTAGTTAGATTAGGGAagatacccagtggtaacaccctgtaagtattatttatatattataggtataggtatagataaaataataatcgtaaggCAAATTTGTATACTTACACAATTTATCGTAATGTTTTTGTAAAGGTGATGTAAGTACAAACCAATAcgctaaatataaaaaaaaaacaattttgatgaGCAAGATCGTCAGCCAGTGGCCTAGATACCACGGCTCAtcctaatgaaaaaaaaattaatacaatcgACAAAACAGTaactatttttgtttcaaatataatacatagtatacaGAGTAGCAATGTAttagtaaatacctataaagtacctatgtaatatactatatattatacctatacctaaagggttatattaaaatatgaaaacttgTGAAGTTTTATTTCTGTTCTATTGGCTATTTGGGTCAATCTGAACGTTTAAGTTCATTAGAATTTTGCCACCGTGTGTGTCCAAGCCCCAAGGACGgcgagtataatatgtacctatatatatatataagaatatgtatgtatacctactacctatattatgtagttacatGCAAGCGATGCTGGTTCCGTAGTATTTGAAAACTGTCATCGAATATGCGTTATTCATTCATCGGGGAATGTCTTTTATGTCTTCAAAATTCCAATTTGGGGTATTGTGTTGTGGCTGGCACGAAACGGCCGCCTGCAGACGCGTCTTtgctacacataataataataataatataatatatactgtgccgcgtgtgtgtgcgttatataatacatatttgtaggtatatatatatatatatatatatatatatatatgtattatgtatattatatacatatttttatatttatctgtatatacatattatgttcatatacaTATCGATCCCGACAGGATATGTTAAAGCATTCTTCGTCATTGTGCTTAGGGGAATACGAATATAaatacgtatgtatatataggtacctataagcgTTCACATGACCATTGTGATGAATCCGATCTGCGTGCGTGCATTCCATTTGAATAGAATCGGAACGAAAATACCTTTTTTCCCTTTTGTCGCCATCGGCGTCCGAAAGACTCGTACACGCCGCGGCCgtcacggcggcggcggcaacggtaGACTGAAGTGTaagggatataatataatattttatccataATACGAAACAAGTATATAActtatacgtgtgtgtgtgtatatatatacttcacttataggctataatataatacccggCTATAACGTATAACtcgtacggtttttttttttttttttgtcgcaaAATCTCCATCATTTTAGACCACCGAATGTCCGCgaagggtataatattatagtgggcAACGTGCCAATGTCATTCAACATTTTACACCTGTTGAGTGTTTGTAAAGGTAGATTAGgaggtatatattgttatgtatgcaataataaaacatcaatTGTCGAACCGGCAATCGAAAGCCCCGGAAATCTATCCAGCATAGTAGGTACCAATTCATCGTATGTTCCGTCgagataaaattttaatatttacaagtaGACATAATACTGatctataatgatataaatgcGGTAGACGGCAGtgcaatttaaattgttaatgattTTTCAATGTTATAAATACAGCCGTATAGGTGTTATATACCTCCCATAACTGAATATGATATTGTGTATAGCGTATGTACTTATAGGGATATATAGATTATGGACGTAATACCTATAGTTGCTATATTTGGCCACAGTTATATAAAgtgaaatatagtttaaaacgCAATTATGTAAAACagaagtaaaatgtaataaaccaaTCGTTCCTATCCGACTACAAAATAGATCCcaataagtatataggtatacaatgtatatagcTGTAGGTATAGCCGTAATTCCGTATGGGCACTATACTGtactaggtatacctatactattattgtttgattTACCACATctacattatacatgtattcCTCATAAAGTACATACATAGCCACATATAGGtaccgatatatatataatatccattctacataattttaattttgaatatgatATTGCGATATGAAATGTCGAAATGCATtaaacataattcataaatacataatcTAAATGATACGCAGGACCGCTACAGCTCTGAAATCAGAACAcggagtaataaaaaaatgaatcccagaaaaaaaatccccagactacagtattactcacaaccaaatattttttaaacgttaattagtacctatctataatttcCATtaaccacattattaatatttaatagcaaatacgtaaattatattatattatactatattatatcattcaaaaaaattatatatagtaataatagaatattgtcatataaaaaaaattaaaacattcttGTTGACCAATCAAATAAGTCGATCactccaaatatttatataatatgctatatttgtGATGGTGAGAcgtgagtaggtaggtatattatccattcattataatttcaattttaaactacaatatgaaaatttgcaaatttttgtaattaagttgaattacacataatatattatcgtaatttaaaacaaaataccatttatattatcattacctaatattttattattactatatataatttttttaatgatataatatagtataatataatataatatacgtatttatgtaattaaatattaataatgtggtaattatCAATGATATatgcattaattaattaatttgggcattaacgagttaaaaagttcaagttaaattaaaaagttaattttattttaactttttaacttaactagttacttttggcttttcattaacttaactgttaatttactaaatttctttctaaattaacgtgaaattaatgagttaatttttcattttaagaagcaagttaagttaatttattttgtttttaattttataatacttcactatttcagtctatttcgttttcatgtcaaaaaatatgtatcgtaaattgtttaaagttaaaaatgtatatcattcgaatctaacttatatggaaatactgtatgaagtattaacactatatcctataatttagttttgggttggaaaaaaattaagtacgctagcgttgtataaacaaataaattaacttttttttaacttaataaaaagttaacaaaaagtgtgtattaacttttaacttaactgagttaacctatagttaaataaacatttaactttcaactttttgttattggtgcatattaacttaacttaactaagttaaaaaaaatcattaacttgcccagccttggtaattataggtactaatacgtttcaaaaatatttgttcaaccatttgcatgtggttgtaagtaatattgtagtctagggattttttttccttgggattttttgcgaaaaattgcgtttttaatttttaagttacctatgatttttggatttagtaataggtacctaattattaaataggtacctaataattactaaaaattttaGATTGAATTTGTAAATCTTATTATTGCAAATCgaaaattgtatagtaataatacctcggtatataatgtatgtaagaAATAcgaacttttaattatttaagtgtaTCTTGGTTTTAGTGTACTCAGTGGCGTACATACGGGGGAGAGGGGGTCGGATTCAAACCCCCCACCCcaggactaaaaaaaaaaagttgtgatatTATTGATGCATTTCTTATTATCATCCGTGTATACACAaacatacgtcataataatatgactattgagtacctatacacTATACTTTACCAACAACGAAAAAAGATTTCATAACGAAATTTATTATGGGTGCCGTATATCAATCAAAATAGACATTTGATCGTACGCAGTCAGTTGCGTGCGGACATAATTACATAAACtagaatttttattgtaaataattaatataagtaatataatataaataatattccgtACATACTatctgcataatattaaatagtatttaactgCCATGATGTATGTAAAcctttgtatttgttttgttattttgcctaaaaatatttatacgtgTAATGTGTTTGATTGTTAGGAAAATGGGTAGTTTTAAATAGAAGGTTTTAgtgttggatatttttttatttatattttgtgaatctaaaccattcTACAGGATCTACTCAGGCACATACAAAacatttcatcaaaatcggtccaTCCGTTTAGGAGGAGTTAAGTCACATACACACGGGcagaagaaatatatatataatatattatatataaagatgAGACACAGGCGTCATCCAGGAGGCATGCACAGGGGGGAGGTTAGGGGCTATATCCTCCCCATTGTATTTTTTTGGCTGACCTACAGAAaacaacttattagttatattagttattacagctATTTTATAgtcattactttttattaattttttattttattcgttgggtcaaaaagctttgaaatttaatttaagactcctaatatgttattacaatggcagttgaaaaatattaaaaatacagtaattttttttatgagcatttagttcgaattttgacaaaatttatccaaatggaaaattaaaatttttttttttcaaatttggactttggacgaaattagatactCAAACGAAAAAATTTAgtgcattatatttaaaaaattattatccgtGGTCCGAaccgtgggtacttgaaacatcaaaagtacctacctatactggatatactattattcataaatatatataataataattcaacttaaccgcggctaccgtattaaaataataataatataaatattatatgaaatatcttagactgacaaaccatctccgctcagaatcttttttcgtattcaataatattatatcattgagttcaagTTTAACACCATGCATTACATTCACGTTCACCTGCTTGTAAGTAGTaagttgtaacctactgtaggtACAGCAGAACGACTTCCGCTAAACAGCTTTTTTTAGTTGTTGTTAAAGATAGGAAAACTTATGAGATatcttgtaataaaataaactttcaaatcttagatataaatacAAGCTTATGAAATTCTAACtcaaaacaatttgtaaattttcgtggttttgacgaattttgtcaacatcagacatttaaatatatttttatttattacataggtagttaaatataaattatgttttactataACTCACAACATTTCAATGCACAGTTgcttttaaaatgaaattgataattttatttgaataaataattaacagaatgaaaattgtttttttataggtaggtacttgaatgTACCTATAAAGAACCAACCTAAAtagtcaatataaaaaaaaaaactcaaatagTTCcagtttttataacaaataaatcataaatgacTCTCTttgattttctattatattatttgggtggcaaaaacatattttggcAGCTAAGCCCTTTCTAGCTCCCAACTAATTACACCTATAGTCAGGGTAGGGTCGCTGTCAGAAcaggtacataattaaatttgttaaattattcatGAACAGTGAGGACATAAATATAAGCTGATGGCTactgttcaaatatttttgaggCTTGACAGACATAGACttgttattttgtataatttaccaacataaacatataaaagtaaaaatcaattattttataatctgaaATATGATTAACTACAGTAAAGCcaaacgtaatatattataattattaatggtaaacaaaattgtaaataatagcaaatatagggtatttaaatttttttaaccttggtttatatattctaataaaaataatatggcacCTTAAATCtattattcagtttttattgTATGAAGATTGGCTTATATTTTTTGCCCTTGAaactaaatatgtttttatttaacagcATTCTTAAAATTGTTAGTAaattccattatattatatttaatctttAATCGTGTATttaacacacatatattatattaggtatacatttatatatatatatattaccaatAGTCAATTctcaataatcaaaattatatatacaaatatacacataatatattatacatacatgcataattatatatttatataggtacctacacaaaagttcaataacaaataaacaaataaattgaaaacacaattttaatgaaatataaatattttacaaattattaattaaatcgtAACATTATTGACTAGTCTTCAGATatgtattaaacatttcaacACTAGTCTTAGCAAGGTTTAAACAAAATTCTGAATCATCTCCTGAAACTAATTTTGAAAGTGGTACATAATTGGGCTTTGTTGGGTCATATTGTGCTCGGTTTAAATATTGCAAATACTCATGTCTCTGTTTGATTCTAAATAAACGACTGGTCAATACTTGAGGTTCAAGGACAATGCGGTCGTGATTTATGTCcatagtattatgtatgtagTTGAATCGTTGTAATAAATGGTTTTTAGACATAACAAATAATTTGGGATGGATTTGTAATAGTCTTTTTCTTTCACTATTATTAAAACCCATTTCTTCAATcaatgaaaacattattaaattcacTGATTTTTTTGGCCAAGTAATCAATTTTGGTAATTTAGTAACTAAACTACGGATATTATCACCAGAAAGAAAGAAGTTAGTTTGAAAAAATCCAAGACTGGTATCAATGTCAACTGTACTTTGAGACAACCATTTTGGGTGTTTTCGGATTATAGTAGTTATCAtttctttattgaattttttatattctaaataatttattctggtTATTAAATCATCCATATGTTCAGAAAATATCATAGGATTTTTTGTGAGAAATTTTCCCAATTCATCAACTGGCACTCCACAATCATGAATAAATCTTATATATGGTTTCATATCACGTTCAAAATCTAATTTCAATATCATTTCCATTACATTAGGATTAttgtcaaatttataaatttcaacgCCAAGTTTGACTAATTGTTGTAGTGAATATGACTCATTAACATATGCAGCCAAATTAAATGTAGGGTTTAATGCTGGACTAATAGTAGAAAAATTAGTAACATTGGGTTCTAGTGGAACATTGTTGTAGTCCTTAGGCCATTGAATTTGATTAGACTTGATTGTCTCTAAAGTATTATCAGAGCTACAAAAACATCTGAAGAATTgtttttgttcattaattttaaaagatagtactcgtttaaataaaatcatgatgatataattgataaatagagcttaaatatttgaattaaagtCTTGAAGAAAGATGAATTGATTTTTGAACTGccaatctgtaaaaaaaaaaaatatataacaattgaatacaaattttaacaaatgtttAGAGGTATCttctattatcaaaataattttaattaataatatttaatcttttatttaagtttaaacacaggctatatacgatatacctacatcAAGGgctaatattttgataatgttttgacagtattgatatatatattatattcctactcAGTCCAACGAGAGAATACGAGTGCACAGAAACTAAAACTAGTCGTCTTTGACTCCAACACtacttactataataatctCTTGGTAAGACAGCGATCAAGAAGGACCTGTAATATTGTTTGCGAGAAATAGTTATATTCTCTTGGTGGACAGAGTACAGTTAAAGTGcattagaaatataattacaaagATGAATAAGGTTACATCCAGTTAtatcatgtaatattaaaaattaagactGAAACTGTTTTTATTAGCTAGATACGTCATATGAAGAATGAGTGGTTTTTTTACAATAGTCAAGTCTTTAGAATGAAATAAAGAATGGATGGAATTCTAAGAAGTGAGaagataataacaattttaagaaaacaatatttacagGGGAGTACACAAGTGAGAGGGTCGGGTCTGGACCCCTCCATAGATtgacagaatttaaaattcttaaagtGCAAACCACTGATTGtatacttattacatattaaaaaaatgtggagCCCCCCTTTGGAAAATTCCTGGGTACGCCCCTGAATATTTAGACTGACTTTTATTATTCCTAATATATCTGATATTATCATACTTAGAAGTGTTAAATGAAGATTATCCATACTTAAAGgtcaatataaactattatataataattgttgaatacaaggttttataaattagacatttttaatttatatctactaactagtatgaaaattataagaacaagaatgttattattatttttatatgttcatGTTATATACTAAgcagttacaaaatatatttgtaagacTTGGAAAATtgtctattaattaaaaaaaatttaaaatagtgccCCAAGTAGGTTTAAGTGAATGATAATATAGGTTCTTCATAAGATAAACATGAATGCCCCACGTTATCGATATTCAGAACAACATGGGGCAAGCGCaagcagaaaaataaataaaaaacatagaaAGAATAATTTGTCTGGTTCAAATGCAACAGAAATTAATAAACCAAACATTAAATAAGAAATTgttatgttgaaaatataatatctaactaGATTAATTAGTcttaaaagttatttacaatataatttcaaaacggCTTCAAGTTGACCGGTttgacagtatataatatctataatcttTCAACTCAACAAGCACTTCATGAAAaactgtaattataatttttctaataaacaCTCATgcatctattatttattagatcaagttagtgaataatatattaatcaataataatacatatttatttttatgagaatttattgaaaatgtctatTAATTTACCTTAAAGTTTCGGAAATTACGATCACCAGAAATAAGTTTTTAGACTTGAAGTAGAGTTCAATGGAAAATCAGTTTAAATAATTCATGCACTTTTAGCTTCAAAATTCTGAATTtatgaaatcatattattattattattattcttatcatttttatgaaGTTTAATCACAGAATAATATCACAGGTACTCTGTGGTATAAGGTCTATGGTATAAaggtatattttagaatttaagataataatttgattatctGTAATTTGTGTTCATGCTTAAAAATGAATGCCCGCGTAAAatcttttatcatatttttatctaccataatatttatgttttctttttgatatctatttcatataatttaaataaaaaatgtattaatatttattatttaatatcacgCTAACACACGAGGACTGAGGACAGtgagtactatattattacatgccAATTGACAGgtgcattaattaattaactatcaattactttgataaaagtataagtTTGGAATACTAATGATTGTGGTcccattatttgtaattatttttcttctagGAAATTAAGCAGTAaccactacctatattattggtcattatttaaaagaaatgaaAAAGGTTCTGTGTTCAAGAGATCAAGTGAATTTGAAATGTATCCTACTTGGTGGACAGAGTTTCAGgtaaatttttgtgtttttactatttattattcaacttgaaatatacaaataaataataaatattcaatatacaacTAGGTAGTTTATGGTATGTAAACTATAAAAATCCATTGTCaacataaaatgaataataatcaaaGATTAACAAATTcaagttgtttatattttgtaaatttttttttctacaatttttaGATGGAAAGAAACTAATCCGGATGAATACTCAGGAGTATTTGCTGGTGGATTTTGGGTACTAAAACAAAATGATGATCACATTGCTTATAAACGAGTTCCAGCCACAGACTTGgatgaaaaaatgttaagtaaCTATCTAAGGATGGATGAACCTTTAGATGCATACTATAAAGAATGGAGTTTATGTgatccaattttcaaaaaatcagcAGAACGGTTTAAAGGAATTAGAATGTTGAAACAAGAACCAgttgaaaacatattatcatttatatgttcatcaaataataatatcataaggtaaattaaatttcatacattttttgtctttaataatttaatcaatatcATTATAGGATCTCATCTATGGTTGAAAAAATGTGTACTTTATATGGTAAAAAAATAGATGGAACAAATTATTATGCTTTTCCTAGTATTGAAACATTAATTGGGCAACAAGTTGAAGACGATTTGAAAGCTGCAAAATTTGGATATAGAGCAAAATTCATACGACAAACTGctgaaaaaatgtttgaactCGGTAGTAATATATGGATTGATAagctaaaaaatatgaattatgatagtGCTAAAAAAGAATTGATGCTATTGCCAGGAGTTGGTCCAAAGGTAAGAActaggttatattttatatttaatgatggAAAGGACAAGTAATATATAACCCAcaccaataacaaaattaagattttaaccGCTTACAgttaagtcataactcataataaacattttatattatatacacgtattatttattatttatatacacattttgtaTGAAATTATCATAACCATTAACTTTACCGTAAACCTTAACAacattattaactttttagtccttgaaaaatgtaatttttcatgCTTATATCACTTGGTTTTTTCACACAGTgtacaatatgtgtatatatatatatatttatttaaacaatatattcaatttataggTTGCAGattgtatttgtttaatgtCACTCGAACACTTAGAAGCTGTCCCTGTAGACACACATGTATTTCAAATTGCTCGTGATAATTATTTacctcatttgaaaaaatacaaaacagttACTCAACCAGTTTATAATGAAATAGGAGATTGTTTTAGGaagatatttaaaaagaatGCTGGATGGGCACATACAgtaagaattttatattttgtttaaggcAACTGGTAACATTAGGTACATGTGGCTCTGCAATAAAAAATTTCCTAATCACTCATGTCTTTAATggacataatgtatataattttttgtttttgttttttgttttgtgttatgaaatatttaaaatttgtttttaattattataaacaatattgttattatgttatagcagtgctataaaaaatcataaaatattttctatgatgttttatgttatgattatgtttatgtattatgttttatgttatgataaacatttaaaaactttaatttttaggtattattCTTGGACGATTTGAAAAACTTTAAACAACTTGAAAAACATGATGATTCGTCTGATGACAAACCTATTGCAAAGAGGAAAAAAAAGTTGTGATTTTCTGTCCATCATACTATTGTTATGTTTGTAACATACATAACTTACATAATTTGTACCCaatgttaaaatatacttttattttagatttattgaaaacaaattacagttggtattttttttatatattttttaattgaatatgttTGTTCTAAACTTTTTAGTCCACAATATTTCAAAcagtaattttaacattttttttttaaatcaattttttttaactcaatttACATTGATTAAAACTTAAGATACatcaaagtaaataataaaagttttaacaTGGAGATGATTAAAGATGtctataaataagtaatactaacaattgtgttattatataatataatcatttgtaCAATTTGAgcttgtaattaattttattaaaatataatttttataatctgaacaaatatttttgtaatttatcatGAAGTTCTTAATCTAATGTCAGTTATTTATGAGTTGGCAAATAGTTGAGTAGATATGTGACtaatgaaaacattaatttcatAGCACATCTAATAATTGACACCAATATAAAAACTCTGTTgtagaatacattttaagtgATTTTGTTGgacatttttatcatatatttcaaaCTCATAGTAgttaatacctaaatattattttttaaagtattaatgtattatataataattgtaataattaattcattagcAGTAATGTAGCATCCAAACGTTTccattgtttttaattcatcttaaacatattttagttaaatgaaaatctaattattatgttccttAAAATCCTATTAATTAAACATCgcgttttcattttttattgtgttaatgAATTCTGAGTttcaactaattattttatgaatgagaaaaaacgtattattaggtaattttcTCATTACTGTGTTGGCTACACTGATGTCTGACCAATTTTCCAATTGATTTTCCACCATTTTTCTTCTCTTATCTCCGACCAAGTTATTTGAATCCTCTCGGCTCTCCTAATGAcgtaatgttattaaattctCAGTGACTTTTAGAGAATAGAGATTATTGTTTTACTTGCTGTGCGTAAAGGCTGTTTGTTTACAATTCGATAGATTTGCACCGAATCAAACATGGCATTGAAAGCTGTTGTCGGACAAAGTAAGGCCTTGTTTTTAATTACgcattatattacatacttttGTGTAGCCTTTAGTTTTAtctaattgaataataaattcgtTTCACAGAGATTATGAATGAGGTCATTAAACAGAAGGGCGTAAAAAAGGGGGCTGACAAAGGAATAGAATGGCGTGTAATGGTGGTTGACCAACTGGCAATGAGAATGATATCGGCCTGTTGTAAGATGCATGAAATATCCGCTGAAGGAATCACTAGTAAGCGTTAATTTTTCATAACGATACATACTCCCATCCCAAACATGTATACATCTATTTGTATACGATTACTTGCTGTTGTTTTATAGTTGTTGAAGATTTGCAAAAAAAACGAGAGCCTTTGGCTACTTTGGAAGCTGTTTACTTGATTACTCCTAGTGAAAAGTCAGTCGCAGCCCTCATTAGAGATTTCTCCAGTCCAGGGAAGTCCATGTATAAAGCTGCTCATGTTTACTTCACTGAGGGTAAcattttttatgacattttaatattacaatttaaatttatttatgaagtTAATTTGTTGGttacatttttatctttatagAAATATAGTCATTCAAAgacaatgttttaatattttataattaacttattatcCTAATTGTTACATTTTTCTTCACTATTGTAATTATAGCGTGTCCCGATGAGTTATTCAACAAGTTAAGTTTGTCCCCAGCCgcaaaattcattaaaacttTAGTGGAAGTTAATATAGCTTTCATAGCATATGAACAACaggtaa encodes:
- the LOC132944707 gene encoding transcription termination factor 3, mitochondrial; amino-acid sequence: MILFKRVLSFKINEQKQFFRCFCSSDNTLETIKSNQIQWPKDYNNVPLEPNVTNFSTISPALNPTFNLAAYVNESYSLQQLVKLGVEIYKFDNNPNVMEMILKLDFERDMKPYIRFIHDCGVPVDELGKFLTKNPMIFSEHMDDLITRINYLEYKKFNKEMITTIIRKHPKWLSQSTVDIDTSLGFFQTNFFLSGDNIRSLVTKLPKLITWPKKSVNLIMFSLIEEMGFNNSERKRLLQIHPKLFVMSKNHLLQRFNYIHNTMDINHDRIVLEPQVLTSRLFRIKQRHEYLQYLNRAQYDPTKPNYVPLSKLVSGDDSEFCLNLAKTSVEMFNTYLKTSQ
- the LOC132944708 gene encoding LOW QUALITY PROTEIN: N-glycosylase/DNA lyase (The sequence of the model RefSeq protein was modified relative to this genomic sequence to represent the inferred CDS: inserted 2 bases in 1 codon): MPIDRKLSSNHYLYYWSLFKRXMKKVLCSRDQVNLKCILLGGQSFRWKETNPDEYSGVFAGGFWVLKQNDDHIAYKRVPATDLDEKMLSNYLRMDEPLDAYYKEWSLCDPIFKKSAERFKGIRMLKQEPVENILSFICSSNNNIIRISSMVEKMCTLYGKKIDGTNYYAFPSIETLIGQQVEDDLKAAKFGYRAKFIRQTAEKMFELGSNIWIDKLKNMNYDSAKKELMLLPGVGPKVADCICLMSLEHLEAVPVDTHVFQIARDNYLPHLKKYKTVTQPVYNEIGDCFRKIFKKNAGWAHTVLFLDDLKNFKQLEKHDDSSDDKPIAKRKKKL